The window TAAAGACACTGGAAAAATGACTTGTCTTCTACGTTGGCACTAGTCAACTTTCAATAATGACCGAAACGACTTGTGACCTCCACATATAAAATAGCAGCAATATATGTTTCACGTTTAaaaaaggtatcaatttaggtttcgaTAATAGAACGTGACACATCATTTGTATTACTCCGttaaatcagaacttaacggagtaatataaaTGATGTGTCACATTCCGTTATCGAAATCTAAAttgatatctttttttttttaacgttAATTAATACTTTCTTCAAAAACCATAAAcctaaataataatttaacaCCATAatgattttgttataatgaaaTTAATGTAGGAAAATAGGTGTAAAATGGAATtcacaaattaataattttttgaaTGGAATATTCATGAGAGTGGAGCTTAATACCACAAATAATTAGAGAATATTCTTAATCAGTCTTTCTCAACTGACTGAATCAACATAACATAAAATATaagataatataattatataaaaagcCACACCCTTCTAAATTGGCataataatttatttctttatttcttttgaaaGGCAGAATTTATATAAATTGTTGAAAATGATAGGTGTATGTATGCATATACTGACAGAAATCCACAAACCAATACCAAACCCACTacattttaaattagaaatggcccactttctttctttagttcctttcatccaaaaagagaaaataaaattggaACATATAATATATAGGTACCGACACTATCCGATCCTACTGAAATTTCTCATACCCTGTATAAAAGAGTATGAGACAAATATGAactctaaaaataaatataggACGGGTATGAGAATATCTCAGGTACCCGCTACCTGTCATATATTTGACTTTCATCCATTGATTTTAACTACTAAGCCAATTTATTTCTATTGATTAAGGCTGATTTAGAAATTTGGAATTTAGaatatttgttaaatttgtaaatgaattgtttatggatggtttattaaatttatctttggttaaatttgtaatattttttgttttatgtattgattcttaacgggtatgGATACCCTCGATTTAAATGGAAAAGTTATAAGATTCATGAAATATaaccgttagggtaatgggacgggaacgagtaatgaaaaaataaatggaTAAGAGTTTGGAATTGGTACTGCCGTCGAGTACCATACGCGTTGTCATCCCTAGTAACATATgataggggtaaattacacccatggccactaaactttatccattttaacattgtggccactgaacttcaattcctAACGGTATGACCATTAAACTTTATACTGTTTAACACTGGTGGCCACTAAATTTTAACCAAGTCCTCAAAACGGccgttaacaacctcaaaatgaaaatattcaagaattaaagttgttcagaatgacatttaccatgaaaccacattttttattttccaaagtcacattttttggagccttctctctctaaaaattcactttctctctcctaaccaaacaacacctaaatgacctcaaaacaaaaaatttcaataattaaagttccttaaaatatcattaactattcaaaaaaattattttcagaTCGTCGgtggtcgttttgagacgttgagtggccaccggtgttaaagagtgtaaagttgagtggccatactgtgaagaattgaagttcagtggtcataatgttaaatggataaagatcagtggccatgggtgtaatttaccccatatGATAGTTATTAGTTATGCGATCGTTTATCACGGTAAGGTAAATGTATCAGaatatttttgtttgttttgaggtGTAACTACTAAGAAATGGGTAATTAGTATCGATGGTTACAAAAGTTTGGAAATATCTCCAAAAAGTCACAAAAGTTAGGAAAGACTGCAATTTGCTTCCCTGATATAAAATTATCCAATTATTGATttcataatcgaaccgattatACATTAGCAACATTCAACATGTTGAGtgttgaaaaaaaaactatgtagGACATAAATACGTTGTCCTAAGAAAAGAGAGGATGAATGCTTTGTTGATGCTTGAAAAAAGTTACCGGGCTCAACTCTAGCTTTTACTCTTGCCAACCTTGCGAAATTGTTCTTATGATACTTGCGCCCGTAAACTTGAGCTTCCCTGAAATGTGTTAAATTGCTCGGGTTTTTGCCGATATCAATATCCCTATAGTTGAGAAATGCCTCCCGTGGATTCCTCGACACATATGGATTCATTAATTGATACATTTTCCttaataaaactaaaatttggtTATAAATGTTCATAAATCTATTATTCTTTATAtggttttctacaaaactaaaatttgttcataaatgttctaatcgagtctgctcgcaagctttcgagccgagctttggcctgctcaaactCGGCTCTTTTACGAatcgagccagtaaatcgtgcttATGAGTAGACCTAGGCATGGACCGGCGAGCCCGCCCGCCCGGCCTGGACCCAGGCCCATTTAGCCGGGCTTGGACACATGGAAATACTGTtaggcccggcccggcccaagcccgTATAAGCCCGCCAAAAACTGGACGGGCTTGAGCtttacaatttttatattgGGCAGACCCGGCCCGACccgatatactatatatatataatatatatatttatagggttaatacacatatttgcccttgtgttttctcggaaaaacagatttgcccttaaatcaaataaacccacaaaactatcccagaattttccataaacctgcaattataccctaatctgacggagctgctaaacggcgatgacatcaaaccttcttatctccagaaaaacttcagaaaagaacaaccaatcacaaacagaaaaaaaatatgcacattcaatttcgattaaaagcaagttagaagaacagattggtcaaaattcattttcataaaagctcaatcaacctaataaaatgacgtctaaacctcctaattaatccaaaaacaatagcaatagaaaacaataagaaaccaaatgaattttgattgtcgtcatccaattttttggagacaagaaggtttgatgtcatcaccgtttagcagctccgtcagattagggtataattgcaggtttatggaaaattcagggacagttttgtgggtttatttgatttaagggtaaatctgtTTTTTCGCGAAAACACAgaggcaaatatgtgtattaacctcatatttatataaattataatatatatttatataaattataatatataatatatttttataaacataaatataaataattttttttcaaaaaaaacttTGCTCTTATATATTTCAGAAAAAAAAGGTTGCTTGTTTaacttataatatatatatatttatatgaattataatatatacatatttatataaattataatatataatatataaatataaattataatatataaaaataaattataatatattttttaatatagagATGGGCTTGGACGGGCGGGTTTAGGATTCATATCTTCGGCCCGAGCCCGATTAAATTTCTTGCGGGCTGGGCTGGACTGGGCTTGGGCTCACCAGACTTTATTAAAAGCCCGACAGACCCGGCCCAGCCCGACCCATGTCCAGGTCTACTTATGAGTGGCTCATTTACAAATCCAACTGAGTCGAGCCGatcttttatcgagccgaccacCGAGCCGCTCAGCTTATTTACAACCCTAATCAGGAtgtctttatttattttgatgtgTAACTATGGAGAAATGGATAATTAACACCAATGGTCATGAAAATTTACAAATGTCTCCAAAAGATAATAAAAGTTAGAAAAGGCTGCAATTTGCTTccctaatataaaattattcaattatTGATTTCATAACCGAACCGATTATACATTCGCAACATTCAACATGTTGAGtgttgaaaaaaaaactatataggACATAAATATGTTATCCTAAGAAAAAAGAGGAGGAATACTTTGTTGATGCTTGAAAAAGTTACCGGGATCAACTCTAGCTTTTACTCTTGCCAATCTTACGAAATTGTTCTTATGATACTTGCGCCCATAAACTTGAGCTTCCCTGAAACGTGTTAAATTGCTCGGGTTTTTACCGATATCAATATCCCTATAGTTGAGAAATGCCTCTCTTGGATTCCTCGACACATATGGAGTCATTAATTGATACATTTTCCTTAACAAGTTTACTCTTCTTTGTACCACGCCCTCTTCTTTCCACATACTTGCATACTCCATCAAGAACAAGTTTCCACCTCGATGAGGAAACGGAGTTTTCGTCTCGGAAATCTCACTCATCCTTCCTCCTAAGGGATTCATTTCCATCCAATCTACCTTATATTCAAGCATCCATTTCCACATCGAATTTATAACTGTTTTAGGAATAACATCTTTTACAAAATCAGACTTGAACCATCCCGAAACTTTTGATCCTTCTGGCCTTTGGATCAAAACATCAATGGATGATCCATTTGGGGATTCTGCCCAGAAAACTGTTGATTCAATCCAGCTCATTTCCTTGCAATCCTCCCTCACTAACCCTAATTTAGGAAAGCTTTTGTTCATCAATTCCAcgagtttttcactttttccgAGAAACATTCCAATGAATGATACCTCAACTATCCTTTCCCCTACTTTGCTACCATTCACAAGTATTGGCATTACTCTTATGTAAACATCTTTATCTAGTTTGGGGAAAATCTCTTGCCATTGGAAAACAGTATCTGTCACACTTTGATCTACGTTTCGTCTAACCCTAAAAACAGTGACAGTTTCAGGAACCCTAACCAAGTTAATATACCATTCAAGAACAACTCCAAAGCTAGCTGCACCTCCACCTCTGATTGCCCAAAACAAATCCTCACCCATGGATTGTCTATCAAGTATATTTCCATTAACATCAACAATTCTAGCATTAACGATATTATCAATAGACAACCCATATTTTCTCATCAGGTTTCCATAGCCCCCGCCTGAAAAATGCCCTCCAACTCCTACAGTTGGACACACACCAGCTGGAAATGCATGGGTTTTGCTTATCTTAGTAGCAATTGTATGGTAAAGCTCGCC of the Euphorbia lathyris chromosome 7, ddEupLath1.1, whole genome shotgun sequence genome contains:
- the LOC136235989 gene encoding berberine bridge enzyme-like 17 — translated: MAQTSSLLFVSIFLFAIGMATCDPDFPNFLKCLPNYTNSSNPILETTYTHNNSSFESKLRAYIRFRKFLTPETPKPLALIAAKDETHVQATVICANSNDLQIRIRSGGHDFEGLSYISDVPFVILDMFNMRAINIDTDSFSGWVQSGATLGELYHTIATKISKTHAFPAGVCPTVGVGGHFSGGGYGNLMRKYGLSIDNIVNARIVDVNGNILDRQSMGEDLFWAIRGGGAASFGVVLEWYINLVRVPETVTVFRVRRNVDQSVTDTVFQWQEIFPKLDKDVYIRVMPILVNGSKVGERIVEVSFIGMFLGKSEKLVELMNKSFPKLGLVREDCKEMSWIESTVFWAESPNGSSIDVLIQRPEGSKVSGWFKSDFVKDVIPKTVINSMWKWMLEYKVDWMEMNPLGGRMSEISETKTPFPHRGGNLFLMEYASMWKEEGVVQRRVNLLRKMYQLMTPYVSRNPREAFLNYRDIDIGKNPSNLTRFREAQVYGRKYHKNNFVRLARVKARVDPGNFFKHQQSIPPLFS